Proteins encoded within one genomic window of Ranitomeya variabilis isolate aRanVar5 chromosome 4, aRanVar5.hap1, whole genome shotgun sequence:
- the LOC143764303 gene encoding nicotinamide N-methyltransferase-like, whose product MDSNDCTFYHVDGIDSRAGLEKYFSDKEDMIFREDSLIFPTENLIKTFTEGHIKGEMLIDLSVGSLVHHLFTACEFFNHIIVLRMRDRCIMELKRWVDSRTGAFDWRHVTKLNVYQTGSTDLSQDKEGNVKSALQHVMKCDLEKENIMEPMVLPPADCIISALLLDFICRNQDDYLRYLRKFSRLLKPGGHIILLGFIEATYVTVGKDKIHLFSYDEDLVRKTLVDAGFVIDNCKVKKRNVVSDLTDYKNVLFIVAHKEKEL is encoded by the exons ATGGATTCCAATGACTGTACATTCTATCATGTAGATGGCATTGACTCCAGAGCAGGTCTGGAGAAGTATTTTTCAGATAAAGAAGACATGATCTTTCGAGAAGATTCCTTAATATTTCCCACTGAAAATCTTATAAAAACTttcacagagg GTCACATTAAAGGAGAAATGTTGATTGACCTAAGTGTTGGTTCCTTGGTTCATCATCTGTTTACAGCCTGTGAATTTTTCAACCACATCATAGTGCTGAGGATGAGAGACAGATGCATAATGGAGCTGAAAAGATGGGTGGACTCACGTACAGGAGCGTTTGATTGGAGACATGTCACAAAACTTAATGTTTACCAAACAGGAAGCAC TGATCTATCACAGGACAAAGAAGGAAATGTGAAATCAGCCCTCCAACATGTTATGAAATGTGACCTCGAGAAAGAAAATATAATGGAACCAATGGTCTTACCACCAGCAGATTGTATCATCAGTGCTTTGCTTCTAGATTTTATTTGCAGAAATCAAGATGATTACTTGAGATATCTCAGGAAGTTCTCAAGGTTACTGAAACCTGGAGGGCACATTATATTGTTAGGATTTATAGAGGCTACATATGTAACAGTTGGGAAAGACAAGATTCACCTTTTCAGCTATGATGAGGATTTAGTCAGGAAAACTCTAGTTGATGCAGGATTTGTAATTGATAACTGTAAGGTTAAGAAGAGAAATGTTGTGAGTGACCTTACTGACTATAAGAACGTGCTATTCATTGTAGCTCACAAAGAGAAGGAGCTCTAA